In Vitis riparia cultivar Riparia Gloire de Montpellier isolate 1030 unplaced genomic scaffold, EGFV_Vit.rip_1.0 scaffold782_pilon_pilon, whole genome shotgun sequence, the sequence TGAATTTCTCCAATGTCTGAAGAGAGCTTAATCTTCTGATTCTTTTTGGAAAGCCCTTTAGACTATGAGTAGCAGAATTTTCAAGATGCCTCAAATTAATTAGTTTGCGCATTGCCTGTGGTAGTTTCTTCAGAACACGATATCCACTTAGCGTTTGCAAATTATATAAATCACAAATCGTTTTGGGCAAACATtctaaatttcaatttgatatattaaGATATCTTCAATGTATCAGTTCCCCtacttccttcagaagttcttTGAGATTCTAGCAGCATCCCAAATCCAGTGCTTGGAGACATGTCAAATGCTGAAAGAAATTATGTACGACTTCAAAACTTATTGGAATGGATCGCCAATCAAGCAAGAGGGTGTGTAGATGCTTCATATTATAAATGGAGAAAAAATTATGGGTACTCTTTCGGACAAATAAGAAGGCATGGCGTCccttttggaaggataagtctTTTCTCCCTTCATTTTCATTGTCAACCCCCATCCTAAGACATTCATTTCTAGTCAAAAATTGGGCAAAATCATGTACTATATCATGCATCTTACACCTTATTATATTACCATTGCCACCCTTTTCAAAATCTTGGAAGAAAGAATGTGCTGCTAAATGTTTGAAGTACTTTCTACTAACCGTCTCCATCTCTATACCCGCGTCAGATTTGAGATAGCTATGTGCCATCCATAACTTGATCAACTCGTCTATTTCAATAACAGTCTTTCGGAAAGACGGCACAATATGAGAAGCAGCGTTTAATAGCAGGGGGCAGATCATAATAACTCAACAACAAAGCAGGGGAAATATCTGTCTCAAACACATCCAGCCACCATACTTCATTATTCAAAACATCCTCCCAttcttccttattatttttaaaacgaaTGAGATTCCCCAAAGTTTTTATAGCGAGTGGGAAGCCCTTGCATTTGTCTGCTATTTTCTcaccaatttcttttaattcttcctctttctcccaAGTACTCCTTTCATAGAAAGCCATTTGATGGAATAATGCCCGACATTGCTCCAAAGACAGCTCCCCCAAGGGATGCTTATACGTAGTTCTCATCATCTTAAGAACACTCTCTTTGCGTGTGGTCGCCAGAATTCTACTCCCTGCTGCTCCGCAGTGGAGGGTGTTCTTCAGTTGTTCCCACAATTGATCCTCGTCAGTCCACACATCATCTAGCACAAGAAGGAACTTCTTGCCAGAGACACACGTTTGAACTTTTTGATGTAAAGCTTCCAAATTATGGAGATTAGGAGACGTTTTCTGGAGGATTTCAACAATATCCCTAAAAATTCTGGTTGGCTCAAAAGGATCAGAGACACAGACCCATATTCTTTCATCAAAATGGGCCTTCACCTTTGGGTGGTTGTAGGCTAGTCGAGCAAGAGTTGTTTTGCCCATGCCTCCTGTCCCAACTATGGAGACGATGTAGAGGCCAGATTTCTCTTGACAGTTCTTACCCAACAAATGgtctaatatgatttttttatccaTATCCCGACCGTACACCTCTGAAATATCAATTGCAGAGGTAGTTATAACTCGCAGTGGTCGCTCCTCACTCCTACTAGAGACAAAATTAAAATCGGTCCTTTCACTTGCAATGGCATCTAGTTGTTGTTCAATGCCCTTAATCTTAAGAGCAATGTCACGACGAGAAGCAACTTGCTTGAAACAGATGCAAGGGGAGGGCATACAGAAGCTTACCTTCTTCTTAGacatattgaaaaatatgaaaactataaaaaaagtgatctgaaaaatatatctaaggaattaaaaatatgacaatagtatttatgtataaaatttgTGATATGAATACGAAAGGTATAAACAAAGTATATAGATATAAAgactattaaaaatatattataacccaactcattcaaaatttctttgttttattttattaactttttaattgattttttatttatttttattttatcttttgattaaaaattattgatgcAAAGTTTGACCATTTTTATAATCACtctaaaagaaattgaatttaaaatattaaaatcgatttatactttaaatttttaaataatttttagaaattatgaaGTCTTTAAGAATTATTGTATATTATGTGTGACttgtttttgcatttttatttttttaaaatagaaaataagaagtgGATTTAAACAATATCTTAATTTTACTTTTCTCAACTCCTTATGGATGATTAAATAACACAAAGTTAGAATTTTTgtattctttctttatttttaatttttctcccCATTTTTGTTTCTTCGAATTTTCCAATAATCAAACACTAACTTGAACATTTTGTTCTCGTACATGGTTTAAGATGGTTTAAGATGGTTTTGTGAGAATTTGttttcgttttttctttttttaacgtCATCCTTTAGGTTATAAAGTAAggtgttttattatttaatattttttgtcgAGTGATGAAGCAGTCAAAAGTTGATGATAAAGTAGAAAAAGTATCCAAACTCCAACCATTTTTGTTAGGTAGCatccactttcctttcttcctTGTTGTGTCAAGAATAgcctattttatttgaaatgataaTTAGTCAAGAAGGACTTATTTGATTCACATTACTACAACAAAATATTTCCAATGAAGCCCGTTTTAAATCCATCCGTAAAAGGTGGTGGAGCCAACAATTTAGCTCGGGGGTGGGAGAGAGACAACCTTTGAAATAAATATGGGTCTTACCCCAATGGTTCAGACTTGTCATCGTTAGGGGGGACAATAACAATAAGTCATcttattgtaaataaaaataaaaataaaaacatttttagggGTTAGGGTATGTCGTAAGTGTGAATGCTTTTCTTTATCATTTATAGACAGTTTTTGCTTTTTCTATTTATCTCTTCTTTCTTTACATCTCAACAGTAAAATAATGAACATTCTTCTTTCACTTTCAgtttttttagaatgaaaaataaccctttgtacgcacaaatttcgtaaaaTTTATCCTGCGAAattagcaaaaaataaaatgcgaAAATTAATGCGAACAAatgatttatcaaatttttaaaaaaaaagtgtagtGCGGGTACAATCtcagaaataaataatattctttccaGAAGAATATTTTTTCCCTCTGATTCTTTGACTTGATCACACTTCGGAAGATGACGAtgacgttttttttttatttttatttcagaGATCAATCGAGGGCCACAAATGGTTTATTCTCGAATGACCTTGTTGAATGGCAAAGAACGATTGTATTAGTTCTTTTGCTATTTACCAAACTTGCAAGGAGATTTGATGAAGCTCTCTATTGTTGTGAAGCCCCTTCTCCTATACGGAGttacctttggattttctccttaGGATTTTCTCTCTagaattttctcttttccaGAATTTTTTCTTCCTCCCCCTTGATGGAagacacctctatttataggtgaagatagggaatttgaatttcaaattccccaattttagttgcttaattcaagggatttagttccttgattttagcaaatttCTATCCAggaggttttaccaacaagataataataacaataataattttcttattattatcattatccttttttttttttttgtgtctaCAAATGCCCCCACTTCAAGACACATCACGTACATGCATTGTCATGTGAATGGGTGAGtcttgaagtaatttttttttttttttttttttaaactccacTTCGTTTTCCTACCCATCACCTTGAATCCTCTTTCAATTCGTTTTCCTTCTTGCTTTATACTTTTAGTTCTCTTCAAATTTGTCATCcctatatactttttttttttttcctatataaaGGAGACAATAGTTGAGAAACTTGACTTGAACCTTTTCagagagctttttttttttgatctttGAGTGTTCTTCAATCCAACTTGAGAAACCCGACTTGCATTCGACACAAGAAATCTTCACCTCTTGAAacttgtaagtttttttttttttttttttttttttttttggaatatatataacatgcatGGAAACAAGTCAAACCACtcaaaaatgatttgatttccATGCATATAAACATATATGTTGACacgtgcttttttttttttttttttttttttttttaaggaagaaaaagactTACCTTTTTCGAACGTGTGTTGGTCTCCAATATTTGCAATGGTGAATTTGATTTCAggtaattcaatttaatttaattaattaattaattaaaaaaaattaccttaataCTTGAGGGGAattctttttaacaaaattaaatatccataaaaaatgaatatttaaaatttgacccTCGTGTAATCAAGTCGTAGCCCTGACGCGAAGCGGTGTCGTATTTTTGGCacttatgtgctaaagtcttcactcatgcaaattggcttgacttgaatgcatagtggtgttcaagttttaatttttaattaaaactggAATAATACTTGATATCTATGCAAACAAGTTATAGCCCTGATGCTACGCGGTGTTGTATTTTCGGCATTTATGTGCTAAAATCTTCACTCATGCAAATTGGTTTGACTCGAATGCATCATGATATTTCCAGTGaggaaaatacttttttttttttttttttttttttgaatatgcGTCGGCCTTCATTATTTGCAAAGGTGAATTTGATTTCaggtaatttaatttaatttaattaattaattaattaattaattaattaaaaaaattaccttaatacttgaggggaatttttttttaacaaaattaaatatccataaaaaaaaaatgaatatttaaaatttgacccTCGTGTAATCAAGTCGTAGCCCTGACGAGAAGCGGTGTCGTATTTTTGGCACTTATGTGCTAAAATCTTCACCCATGCAAATTGGCtgacttgaatgcatagtaGCATCTAAAAACTTAGACCCATGTCTTattcatctctctttctctttttttttttttttttttttttttttttttttttttttttaggatgacattcttcaaatgtttcaagGAGAAGACCGTAACCATTCTTGAGGATGAAAGTGAAGATTTTGAGGAAGGGACTACCTTGTCAGTGCATAAGTCACTTACTGACCTTCAATCTTTGTCAGTGCCAGTGACAAATGACCCATTACACATATCTTCTTGGTCTCGGATCACATCTTGCAAACTTACAAATATCAGCAATTCAAAACTTAACAAGGTGAAACATGTTTCTGATGCTCTGCTGTTGAATTCTTCCACCCAACTACTACCGAAGTTCATGATGAATTTGGATTATTGGGTTCTCGTGTTCGTGACGGAGAAGCCAAATGGGGAAGCTCATTCAAAGTACTTGGGGAATCTTTCTTTACCGAAGGATATTGGGAATGGGTTGAGGAGGTATTGGGTCGACAtggaccatttcttaaaggatgTAAGCTTTATGAAGCTATTTTTGCATCCTTATTCAGCTATGATCGTCATGCCTCTATGATTAGAGCTTTTTGCGAACGTTGGTGTCCTGCCACTAACACCTTGCATACTTCCATTGGAGAGGTTTCCATCTCTCTTTGGGACTTGTATCGTATTGCTGGACTGCCCGTCAGTGGATCTTTTTATGATGAGATGGTACCGAACGCGGAAGAGTTATCTAATGATGCAACAAAGTCCTCACTCCCACCAAGTTGTCGAAATTTATTCCTTGCATATCATCGAATTCGCTCTGAGACGAAAGGAAAGTCTTCAGTCAAGTTAGCCTCTTGGGTGTCATTTTGGTACAAAGGCTCTATGAAGTATGCAAAACCTCCAAAGAAAAGTACAAGGAATAAGGCGCAAAGGCCTAAGGAGACTCATAACCCCTCCGGGGAAATTGATCCTCCTAAATCTCGTACTCAGTCGGAGACGGAAATTTTTGACAACCTTGGCATAGCAGAGACAGATGCTAAAGAGACTTACTTGGCTGCTTTCTTAGCATGTTGGTTATGTAAGTTTGTTCTTCCTTGGGGGGGGTGTCAATTTGATTCGTCCTGGAGTCTTCAAAGTAGCTAGCAGAATGGCTCAAGGTGAGACATTTAGCCTCGCTGTTCCAGTATTGGCAAGCATTTACAACGGCTTAAATGAAATCGCTTGTTCTTCGAAACCTGGGACTAATGCATCTATTTTCCCCATTCATTACTTATACGGATGGTTAGGTGAATATTTCAACACCCATTTCATTTCTCCTTCTTGGAACCATCCCCCACGGATGACTTATTACGCTGGCGAGTTTTCTGCTAAGTGTTTTGATGATTTGCAAGCTCAAGCTTTGATAATGTCTTGCAAAGGAGTAAAGTTGGACCACTTGGCATTGCGTCACAAGGAGCGTGTGCACTGGACTGATAATGAATCAATTAGTATTACGAAAGCTTCTTATCTCATAAGTCTTCGCTCTAGCTATTTATCTTTGCGACAAGGTAATCATCGGGTGATCCAACCATATTATCCTCATCGGTTTTCCAGGCAATTTGGGTATCCTCAAGACCTTCCAAGGGGTTTGCCAGAGATTTTTCGCACTGGATCTTTAGAGGCGGTGTATCAACATTGGGAGTCATGCACTAGGCTTGGTACCTACTCCAAAGTCACTATACCAGATTATCATAGTCTTGAAGAATTTTCAGTCACCAAGGCTTATGCAGATTGGTGGATCAAAGTGCGTAAACCTGGTAAGGAAATTCTTACTACTGCTTGTATAGAGCCCCCTCCTAATTCTTCTTGGAAAATACCCTCAAAATCTTTAGAGAGTAGAACGCGCAAGGATGACTCGAGTGTTTCTACTAAGGAGGATGTTAAAGATAATGTTGAGAATGATTTCAATGATTTACCTGATGATTCAAGAGTTTCTTCTAAGCGTTCAATGGGTGGACATCGAACTAATGCCTCTACACACTCAAAGCATGAGGAAACTGTTTTCAATGGTGGTAGCACTCACTGTCACAATAATTTTAAGCAACATAACAATGCACAGGGTCTTTATGTATCAGATGACGACTCTGAAAACACAAGTGAATGTCACTTCAAGCGCCGAAGATTAGACCCAACCCTGTGTACTATGATGAGACCAACTCTCATCCTCTTGATGCAGATGTCTTCTTTGCTGAGTCCCAACTTCTACTCAACCAATAGAACTTGATGGtgaaggtattttttttttttttttttttttttttttttttttttttttagcattgatactaacaaaactaaatatttgCCTTAGGTGGCGGGTGACAACCAATTTGTCGATGAAGGGGATGAGTCTCTTCTAAGGATCAGTTCGAAAATGTTGTTGCTACTAGGGAGTCAACGCCCTTTACATTGACTATGCCACTAGACAATCACTCTATCACCCCATTACTTTCGCCTCATTCTCCTTTGGGTGATGAAGGTATTACTAACATCTTAAGTGATGTTCTGATTGAATCTCAAGGTCAAAAGACCACAATTGGAGATACAACATATGATGAATTGACGCCTTTAGCGGTTGCAGGTTTAATTGCTGAACAACAATCTCCATGCCCTACTATGGTTGCTTCTTTTACTTCCACTCACACATTCAACGTTGAACAAATCATCCTTAATGCCCAACGCCAAGCGGCACTTATGATAGGAAAAGACATTAAGGAGATGATTATCAAAACTTCCAATGAATGTCTCCCATTATTGAGAGGAAAAATTGATGAGCTTCTTGATGCTATCACGAAGATTGGAGTGGACCCTTCACCATTGAAGTCTCAGATTGAAAAGTACATGGAAAGTGTAGATCGCTCGATGCAATGCAACACACCCATTCTATGAAGATATCTTCGGAAGTACAAAGCGAACGTTTAGCTATTGTTGCGTCTCAGATTGTGGATGCTTAAATCTGAAGGTATACAAGTGAACCATCGTCAATCTTTAAAGGTTGACTTAGCCACTCTTGATGCTAGACAAGAGGCACTTAAGAAGGAATTGGAGCAACTAGGTATACAAAAGGAACGCCTTCACAACTCAATCTTGGAGATCGATGAGATTATAGCCAATAAACAGAGTGATGTTTCTCGTTTGCGGAAGAACACGTCATTATCGCCCAAACCCCCGTGCTTACTGATGTCGATGTCAAGGCCTTAGAGACACTTCAAGAAACCTTAAAGACTCAACGCGATCAGCTTGCATGCTTGGTGTGGATGTGATCGTTGTACCTTTTTACTTAGTTTTagctctcattctttcctttcattttatttttattaagatgtaATAAAGTCTAGCATTTGTTAgctagatttatttattaataaaaaatgagacttttttttttttttggtagtgaCTGAACTCAAGTGGTTCCCTGAGTTGCCTACGTACCCTTCAAAGAGAGGGGATCAAGTCAAACgtagttccatttttttttttttttttttttcacgctctaacttttgccaagactaaaagaaagatttaatcTTGCGAGCATATGTCCTAAATTTTGCCTAAGTCGCCTTTTTCAGGTTTTCAACTTagcagactttttttttttttttttttttttttttttttttttgtgcgcCGTACGCAGTTTATGCTCATGCGGGCCAGGAGCATAGTGTGGCTCAAGCATAATAACGCTTTAAGAATTTGCCATTGATAGGGCCAATTCTTAATCCGTCTCAGCGACAATCTTATAAGCACCATTGGTGTAACTTCTTGCACCACGTAAGGTCCATTCCCATTTTGATGTAAATTTGCTCCCAGTCTTATGTGTGGTGATGATGGGTCTACGAATGGCAAGAACTAGATCACCGACTTGAAAAGACCGAAGGCGAACCTTTTTATTAAAAGCTTTTGAAAGGCGTGTTTGATAACACTCTAAGCGTTGCTGGGCTTCGAGTCGTTTTTCATCTAGTGCTTCTAACTCTTGAAGACGTAACTTGGCATTATCTTCATCAGTTAGTCCTTCATGTATAGCAATCCTTAATGAAGGGATTTGACGCTCAAGA encodes:
- the LOC117910575 gene encoding putative disease resistance protein RGA4, coding for MSKKKVSFCMPSPCICFKQVASRRDIALKIKGIEQQLDAIASERTDFNFVSSRSEERPLRVITTSAIDISEVYGRDMDKKIILDHLLGKNCQEKSGLYIVSIVGTGGMGKTTLARLAYNHPKVKAHFDERIWVCVSDPFEPTRIFRDIVEILQKTSPNLHNLEALHQKVQTCVSGKKFLLVLDDVWTDEDQLWEQLKNTLHCGAAGSRILATTRKESVLKMMRTTYKHPLGELSLEQCRALFHQMAFYERSTWEKEEELKEIGEKIADKCKGFPLAIKTLGNLIRFKNNKEEWEDVLNNEVWWLDVFETDISPALLLSYYDLPPAIKRCFSYCAVFPKDCY